From one Diachasmimorpha longicaudata isolate KC_UGA_2023 chromosome 8, iyDiaLong2, whole genome shotgun sequence genomic stretch:
- the LOC135165258 gene encoding sorting nexin-7-like encodes MMTPSEHVNEEFGVNIGEHNSKLPEVGTISPGTIKHESREPDFMSNYSTSVEGSVVASPSIDSFSTLPEQDSSDFQLDNRDLQVKIDNPQKHLETLETYITFRITTRTTRPEFEESEYVVRRRYNDFIWLRQKLVETYPSHIIPPMPGKHSLLAQLDRYSKEFIIARMKLLHVFLNRIVNHPILSCDKELKGFLTAKPAEFSIIRKNRGNVMGKMTDSFQNIASTYSMKQKNPEFEKTRDYCNALCEKLSHIDKINHRIHKERQEYVIELHQMHPIFTQWSTSEPELAPLLLTIARAVEANGAAHHKFVDNVSASEREYIAYVESVKDALTRRDQMQLEYELTMDELSKKRHEKDQLLDSTNSTPRSQGWSGTLWKGESRDEKLERLGQTVPRLAKRSEILQDRLECTNENLRSDIERWNVEKQCELKNMMVSMADRQIQLYEDCMKSWENILVNLKFDGMSPDIKQVEKTKILA; translated from the exons ATGATGACACCCAGTGAACACGTGAATGAGGAGTTTGGTGTTAATATTGGTGAACATAACTCGAAACTTCCTGAGGTCGGTACCATTTCACCAGGTACCATCAAACATGAGTCTCGTGAGCCTGACTTTATGTCGAATTACAGCACTTCTGTGGAAGGCTCAGTG gtTGCATCGCCATCAATCGACAGTTTCTCAACTCTTCCCGAACAAGATTCTTCGGACTTTCAACTGGATAACAGAGATTTGCAAGTTAAGATTGATAATCCACAGAAACACTTGGAGACTTTGGAGACGTACATAACATTTCGCATCACAACGCGG ACTACGAGGCCTGAATTTGAGGAGTCGGAATACGTTGTTCGGAGACGATACAATGACTTCATTTGGCTGAGGCAGAAACTTGTGGAAACATATCCGTCTCACATAATTCCt CCAATGCCAGGTAAACATTCTCTCCTGGCACAGCTCGATCGCTACTCGAAAGAGTTCATAATCGCCAGAATGAAACTCTTGCATGTGTTTTTAAATCGCATCGTCAATCACCCGATTCTAAGTTGCGACAAAGAATTGAAGGGTTTTTTAACAGCTAAACCAgctgaattttccattatcAGGAAGAATCGTGGAAATGTCATGGGAAAAATGACTGATTCCTTTCAAAATATTGCCAGTACTTACTCGATGAAACAGAAGAATCCGGAGTTTGAGAAGACGAGGGATTATTGCAATGCATTGTGCGAAAAATTGTCTCATATCGATAAGATCAATCATCGAATACATAAGGAGAGGCAAG AATATGTCATTGAGCTCCATCAGATGCACCCCATCTTCACTCAATGGTCAACATCTGAACCAGAATTGGCTCCACTTCTGTTGACGATTGCTCGGGCTGTTGAGGCTAATGGGGCAGCTCATCACAAATTCGTGGATAATGTTTCTGCTAGTGAACGTGAATACATTGCTTATGTGGAATCTGTCAAGGATGCATTAACGAGACGAGATCAAATGCAGCTGGAGTATGAGTTAACGATGGATGAATTGTCTAAGAAGCGACATGAGAAAGACCAG TTGCTGGACTCAACTAATAGCACTCCAAGATCGCAAGGATGGAGTGGAACCCTCTGGAAAGGTGAATCTCGGGATGAAAAACTTGAGAGACTCGGTCAGACTGTCCCACGTTTAGCCAAGCGTTCGGAGATCCTCCAGGATCGTTTAGAATGCACCAATGAGAATCTTCGGAGTGACATTGAACGTTGGAACgtcgaaaaacagtgtgagtTGAAGAATATGATGGTATCAATGGCAGACAGACAAATTCAGCTGTACGAGGATTGCATGAAGAGCTGGGAGAATATTCTAGTCAATCTCAAGTTCGATGGGATGAGCCCTGACATAAAGCAAGTCGAGAAGACTAAGATTTTAgcgtaa
- the LOC135165251 gene encoding uncharacterized protein LOC135165251 isoform X2, translated as MADTTSSDTTSEYPDDNLSDTDISAERQARFVVVGQRNTSCGSNSGRHFLKKLFTREIRGCLSQHNYFPEERLFTKVPSWGHLPLTHVIPMSALQAGHIVMGLTQCGQFLLTYTCSMDLRVYGSLYKYLLHWWAFSPTRFARKVAEVTLFGSYTISKELDVVVAQWPMERNKIVIHGLHADWGNSQTTDRAYLTVTTLPSLSNCRECAKVAASYEEEELAANWDGCVRCNCLLHGLTVHTTYEVISPYPRFRASVCLNYQNHVVVNTGNFLHVLRVDLFVPKRKNIRNNSSDMSDMVPLETSDVDDLDDTRTECYNNSSDKLYTLESSEASPVSAYTEDLNKSCDCANTNDLRDKILQDFCDDVNQELSIGSDSITLVKHASCSPRSTPQRLPVDSRQCQILMPPSDILRTRTESSHSNTRKRPVSPQPGTSQDPTITVTSINSPLHILSISPVPCSPRLMSPPIITASFRHPSPRKRSSLHSPPPRTRATHKLTLEAEKAYEFTDDTQETCEKLSSFRKRRLADKKYEFRVEAEDTENIIPFKHIRDQNEHRYCSAHRYTSRESSPAYSGNKKIQHDDSETEDNGSLEAFHGSFKPIESGKTVLQPLSLNQRMYNIMFCRDRYMTVMHNDSPLAPRAFIPQPTIKCTTHFKRSYIELDDEMISVITDVEDDETGGYVSYQCVLPMHVHGSGYVQMQMISNGKAERMALPHVSINQFSFDIETFSHHIADWICRRFKKKYWHCSDYDIEIIDVCSITGDVICLLIMKIQASEYCKQPNCLQERKMYEAGCKYIWNIDTNQYKITHILPMTEKSGKNGGMELSTTPSPLWNPTRYLVPLLRKRSNQHYARPVRFLEHSMSFSTDSLVQILDRDNLVSLYMTAIPDETGPD; from the exons ATGGCGGACACAACGTCTTCCGATACTACCTCAGAGTATCCTGATGACAATTTATCCGATACCGACATATCTGCAGAACGTCAGGCACGTTTTGTTGTTGTTGGTCAACGAAATACAAGTTGTGGAAGTAACAGTGGAAGAcactttttgaagaaattgtTTACCAGAGAA ATTAGGGGATGTCTGTCGCAGCACAACTATTTTCCAGAAGAGAGATTGTTCACAAAAGTTCCATCATGGGGTCATCTGCCTCTGACCCATGTCATTCCAATGTCAGCACTCCAAGCTGG ACACATTGTCATGGGCCTGACGCAGTGCGGCCAGTTTCTTCTGACATACACCTGCAGCATGGACCTAAGGGTGTACGGATCCCTCTACAAATACCTCCTGCACTGGTGGGCATTCTCGCCCACGCGATTCGCTCGAAAA GTCGCAGAAGTCACTCTCTTCGGGAGCTACACGATAAGCAAAGAGTTGGACGTTGTGGTTGCCCAGTGGCCCATGGAGAGAAACAAAATTGTGATACATGGATTGCATGCTGACTGGGGAAATTCTCAGACGACGGATCGGGCTTATCTGACTGTTACTACACTACCCTCGTTAAGTAATTGTCGAGAGTGTGCTAAAGTGGCAGCTTCTTATGAAGAAGAAG AATTGGCAGCCAATTGGGACGGTTGTGTTCGCTGTAACTGTCTCCTCCACGGTCTAACCGTTCACACGACCTACGAAGTAATCTCCCCGTATCCCAGATTTCGCGCCTCAGTATGCCTAAACTACCAGAATCACGTAGTCGTGaacactggaaattttctcCATGTCCTGCGAGTGGATCTGTTCGTGCCTAAACGAAAGAACATTCGTAACAATTCCAGTGATATGAGCGACATGGTGCCTCTAGAAACGAGTGACGTCGACGATCTGGACGACACGAGGACCGAATGCTACAATAATTCATCTGATAAACTTTACACACTGGAGTCGTCCGAGGCATCTCCTGTCTCTGCCTACACCGAGGATCTCAATAAATCCTGTGATTGTGCTAATACTAATGATT TGAGGGATAAGATACTTCAGGACTTCTGCGACGATGTCAATCAGGAGTTGAGTATTGGGAGTGATTCGATTACTCTGGTCAAACATGCTTCTTGCTCTCCAAGATCAACCCCCCAAAGGCTCCCAGTGGATTCCCGTCAGTGTCAAATCCTGATGCCCCCCTCGGACATTCTCCGAACGCGAACCGAATCTAGTCATTCAAATACCCGTAAACGTCCAGTCTCCCCCCAACCAGGTACCTCCCAGGATCCAACCATCACCGTAACATCAATAAACTCTCCCTTACACATCCTCTCGATATCCCCAGTCCCTTGTTCCCCACGTCTGATGTCGCCCCCGATAATAACCGCCTCCTTCCGCCACCCTAGTCCTCGAAAACGTTCGAGTCTGCATTCCCCACCGCCGCGTACCCGAGCAACCCACAAACTCACTCTCGAAGCCGAGAAAGCCTACGAGTTCACCGATGACACCCAAGAGACATGCGAGAAACTCAGTTCCTTCAGGAAACGACGGCTTGCGGATAAAAAATACGAGTTCAGAGTCGAGGCTGAGGATACGGAGAATATCATTCCATTCAAGCACATCAGGGATCAGAATGAGCATAGGTATTGCTCTGCTCATCGGTACACCTCCAGGGAGAGCAGTCCAGCTTATTCGGGGAACAAGAAAATTCAACATGATGACAGTGAGACGGAGGATAATGGCAGTCTCGAGGCGTTTCATGGGAGTTTCAAGCCCATTGAGTCTG GAAAAACAGTTCTCCAACCCTTGAGCCTCAACCAACGTATGTACAACATAATGTTCTGTCGTGATCGTTACATGACAGTGATGCACAATGATTCCCCCTTGGCACCCAGAGCTTTCATTCCCCAGCCCACGATAAAATGCACAACTCATTTTAAGAGGAGCTATATTGAGCTCGATGACGAAATGATATCTGTGATCACTGACGTTGAGGATGACGAGACTGGGGGTTACGTCAGTTATCAATGTGTGCTTCCAATGCATGTTCATGGATCGGGTTACGTGCAGATGCAGATGATTAGTAATGGTAAAGCCGAGAGAAtg GCATTACCTCACGTGTCGATAAATCAATTTAGTTTCGATATTGAGACATTTTCCCATCACATTGCTGATTGGATATGTCGGAGGTTCAAGAAAAAATACTGGCACTGCAGTGATTACGACATAGAGATCATCGACGTTTGCTCAATAACAGGAGATGTTATTTGTttgttaattatgaaaattcaggCCAGCGAATACTGCAAACAACCAAATTG TTTGCAGGAGCGAAAGATGTACGAAGCAGGTTGCAAATACATATGGAACATCGATACAAATCAATACAAGATAACCCATATTCTTCCCATGACAGAAAAGTCAGGCAAGAATGGGGGAATGGAGCTATCGACAACACCCAGTCCATTGTGGAACCCTACTCGTTATCTAGTGCCATTATTAAGGAAGAGAAGTAATCAGCATTATGCAAGACCTGTGAGATTCCTAGAGCATTCGATGAGCTTTTCAA CGGATTCATTGGTGCAAATTCTGGACAGGGATAACTTGGTCTCCCTCTACATGACTGCAATACCTGATGAGACAGGACCAGACTGA
- the LOC135165251 gene encoding uncharacterized protein LOC135165251 isoform X1: MADTTSSDTTSEYPDDNLSDTDISAERQARFVVVGQRNTSCGSNSGRHFLKKLFTREIRGCLSQHNYFPEERLFTKVPSWGHLPLTHVIPMSALQAGHIVMGLTQCGQFLLTYTCSMDLRVYGSLYKYLLHWWAFSPTRFARKVAEVTLFGSYTISKELDVVVAQWPMERNKIVIHGLHADWGNSQTTDRAYLTVTTLPSLSNCRECAKVAASYEEEELAANWDGCVRCNCLLHGLTVHTTYEVISPYPRFRASVCLNYQNHVVVNTGNFLHVLRVDLFVPKRKNIRNNSSDMSDMVPLETSDVDDLDDTRTECYNNSSDKLYTLESSEASPVSAYTEDLNKSCDCANTNDCECGKNSSNSVYEQKPISVRDKILQDFCDDVNQELSIGSDSITLVKHASCSPRSTPQRLPVDSRQCQILMPPSDILRTRTESSHSNTRKRPVSPQPGTSQDPTITVTSINSPLHILSISPVPCSPRLMSPPIITASFRHPSPRKRSSLHSPPPRTRATHKLTLEAEKAYEFTDDTQETCEKLSSFRKRRLADKKYEFRVEAEDTENIIPFKHIRDQNEHRYCSAHRYTSRESSPAYSGNKKIQHDDSETEDNGSLEAFHGSFKPIESGKTVLQPLSLNQRMYNIMFCRDRYMTVMHNDSPLAPRAFIPQPTIKCTTHFKRSYIELDDEMISVITDVEDDETGGYVSYQCVLPMHVHGSGYVQMQMISNGKAERMALPHVSINQFSFDIETFSHHIADWICRRFKKKYWHCSDYDIEIIDVCSITGDVICLLIMKIQASEYCKQPNCLQERKMYEAGCKYIWNIDTNQYKITHILPMTEKSGKNGGMELSTTPSPLWNPTRYLVPLLRKRSNQHYARPVRFLEHSMSFSTDSLVQILDRDNLVSLYMTAIPDETGPD, from the exons ATGGCGGACACAACGTCTTCCGATACTACCTCAGAGTATCCTGATGACAATTTATCCGATACCGACATATCTGCAGAACGTCAGGCACGTTTTGTTGTTGTTGGTCAACGAAATACAAGTTGTGGAAGTAACAGTGGAAGAcactttttgaagaaattgtTTACCAGAGAA ATTAGGGGATGTCTGTCGCAGCACAACTATTTTCCAGAAGAGAGATTGTTCACAAAAGTTCCATCATGGGGTCATCTGCCTCTGACCCATGTCATTCCAATGTCAGCACTCCAAGCTGG ACACATTGTCATGGGCCTGACGCAGTGCGGCCAGTTTCTTCTGACATACACCTGCAGCATGGACCTAAGGGTGTACGGATCCCTCTACAAATACCTCCTGCACTGGTGGGCATTCTCGCCCACGCGATTCGCTCGAAAA GTCGCAGAAGTCACTCTCTTCGGGAGCTACACGATAAGCAAAGAGTTGGACGTTGTGGTTGCCCAGTGGCCCATGGAGAGAAACAAAATTGTGATACATGGATTGCATGCTGACTGGGGAAATTCTCAGACGACGGATCGGGCTTATCTGACTGTTACTACACTACCCTCGTTAAGTAATTGTCGAGAGTGTGCTAAAGTGGCAGCTTCTTATGAAGAAGAAG AATTGGCAGCCAATTGGGACGGTTGTGTTCGCTGTAACTGTCTCCTCCACGGTCTAACCGTTCACACGACCTACGAAGTAATCTCCCCGTATCCCAGATTTCGCGCCTCAGTATGCCTAAACTACCAGAATCACGTAGTCGTGaacactggaaattttctcCATGTCCTGCGAGTGGATCTGTTCGTGCCTAAACGAAAGAACATTCGTAACAATTCCAGTGATATGAGCGACATGGTGCCTCTAGAAACGAGTGACGTCGACGATCTGGACGACACGAGGACCGAATGCTACAATAATTCATCTGATAAACTTTACACACTGGAGTCGTCCGAGGCATCTCCTGTCTCTGCCTACACCGAGGATCTCAATAAATCCTGTGATTGTGCTAATACTAATGATTGTGAGTGTGGTAAAAATAGTAGCAACAGTGTTTACGAACAGAAACCAATTTCAGTGAGGGATAAGATACTTCAGGACTTCTGCGACGATGTCAATCAGGAGTTGAGTATTGGGAGTGATTCGATTACTCTGGTCAAACATGCTTCTTGCTCTCCAAGATCAACCCCCCAAAGGCTCCCAGTGGATTCCCGTCAGTGTCAAATCCTGATGCCCCCCTCGGACATTCTCCGAACGCGAACCGAATCTAGTCATTCAAATACCCGTAAACGTCCAGTCTCCCCCCAACCAGGTACCTCCCAGGATCCAACCATCACCGTAACATCAATAAACTCTCCCTTACACATCCTCTCGATATCCCCAGTCCCTTGTTCCCCACGTCTGATGTCGCCCCCGATAATAACCGCCTCCTTCCGCCACCCTAGTCCTCGAAAACGTTCGAGTCTGCATTCCCCACCGCCGCGTACCCGAGCAACCCACAAACTCACTCTCGAAGCCGAGAAAGCCTACGAGTTCACCGATGACACCCAAGAGACATGCGAGAAACTCAGTTCCTTCAGGAAACGACGGCTTGCGGATAAAAAATACGAGTTCAGAGTCGAGGCTGAGGATACGGAGAATATCATTCCATTCAAGCACATCAGGGATCAGAATGAGCATAGGTATTGCTCTGCTCATCGGTACACCTCCAGGGAGAGCAGTCCAGCTTATTCGGGGAACAAGAAAATTCAACATGATGACAGTGAGACGGAGGATAATGGCAGTCTCGAGGCGTTTCATGGGAGTTTCAAGCCCATTGAGTCTG GAAAAACAGTTCTCCAACCCTTGAGCCTCAACCAACGTATGTACAACATAATGTTCTGTCGTGATCGTTACATGACAGTGATGCACAATGATTCCCCCTTGGCACCCAGAGCTTTCATTCCCCAGCCCACGATAAAATGCACAACTCATTTTAAGAGGAGCTATATTGAGCTCGATGACGAAATGATATCTGTGATCACTGACGTTGAGGATGACGAGACTGGGGGTTACGTCAGTTATCAATGTGTGCTTCCAATGCATGTTCATGGATCGGGTTACGTGCAGATGCAGATGATTAGTAATGGTAAAGCCGAGAGAAtg GCATTACCTCACGTGTCGATAAATCAATTTAGTTTCGATATTGAGACATTTTCCCATCACATTGCTGATTGGATATGTCGGAGGTTCAAGAAAAAATACTGGCACTGCAGTGATTACGACATAGAGATCATCGACGTTTGCTCAATAACAGGAGATGTTATTTGTttgttaattatgaaaattcaggCCAGCGAATACTGCAAACAACCAAATTG TTTGCAGGAGCGAAAGATGTACGAAGCAGGTTGCAAATACATATGGAACATCGATACAAATCAATACAAGATAACCCATATTCTTCCCATGACAGAAAAGTCAGGCAAGAATGGGGGAATGGAGCTATCGACAACACCCAGTCCATTGTGGAACCCTACTCGTTATCTAGTGCCATTATTAAGGAAGAGAAGTAATCAGCATTATGCAAGACCTGTGAGATTCCTAGAGCATTCGATGAGCTTTTCAA CGGATTCATTGGTGCAAATTCTGGACAGGGATAACTTGGTCTCCCTCTACATGACTGCAATACCTGATGAGACAGGACCAGACTGA